The window TAGAGGTCTACtctattctaaagaggaaatggagaaggagtggATATGAGGAGGGTGTCAGTGTGAGAAGCTAGGAGGAGttttgggagaggaaactgtgtTTGGGGTGTATTATGTGAGacataatctattttcaataaaaagaatgtaaagaatGTATATCTGATAAAACAGTGGCTGTCACCTAATGTTTTTCTAGAATAACATATCCAAGGCAGAGAATGGTATCACGGAGTCACTAAAATTCCCTTCTCTAACTGAACTACTTTGCAAAACTACTTTTTACAGTAGAAATATTATGCAGTATATTCTTGTATTCCATTGTAgtgacacattttaaatattgataCCAACATATTTACTAGatgaaatttgaataaaaattccAGTGTTGCCATTAAAAAGAGATTTTCTTCTTGCAAAGGACTCTGATCAGGGCCTCTTTCATATCTCTATTTCTCAGGCTGTAGATGAAGGGATTCAGCATGGGTGTCACCACTGTGTACATCAGGGACATGGCAGTCTCCTTTTCAGTAGAGTTATTAGCTGATGGACATAAGTAGAGACCAATAATTGTCCCATAGAACAGTGAGACCAcagacaggtgggagccacaggtaGAAAAGAGCTTGTGGATAGCCCGAGTAGAAGAAATCCTTAGGATTGAGGAGACAATTTGTACATAGGATACAATGATGAGTAAGAGTGAGATGATGAGAAGAAACCCTCCCCAAATAAGCATCATTAGTTCATTAATATAAATGTCAGAGCAGGCCAACTTCAGAAGGGCAGATATGTCACAGAAAAAGTGTGGGATTACATTGTTTTTACAAAATGACAATCTAGCCAAGAGTAATGTGTGAAACATGGCATAAAACACAGTAAATACCCAGGAGAGCaccaccagacacacacagagattggGGCTCATGATGCTGGAATATTGAAGGGGTaaacagatggccacatagcggtcataggccaggACTACAAGAAGGAAGATCTCCAGGCTTCCAAAAACATTGAAAAAGTACATTTGTGTCAGACAAGCCACATAAGATATGGGTGTGTCCTGGCTCTTCATGTTCTGCAGCAACTTGGGCATTGTGACCGAGGTAAAGCAGAGATCAGAGAATGACAAGTTGCTGAGAAACacgtacatgggtgtgtggagatggGAGTCCAGTATTATaagaatgatgatgatgaggttTCCCAGGACAGTGGTGAGGTACATGGCCAGGAACAGGACATAGAACAGTTGCTGGTGCTCTGTGGGGATGGGTAATCCCAGGAGGAAGAACTGAGTGATGACAGTTTGGTTGTTCATTATCATTCTTCCTCTCCAGTACCCTAATGAGGAAATATCAGTATCTCttgaaagtcaaaataaaaatatagttatatctagtgtagagtatatatatatatatatatatatatatatatatatatatatatatatattctaaaacaaTGAATATGAAAGTCCTCAtagtaattataatctcaaacctCAAACATCTATGGTCCTTACAATCattattttttcacttaaaaataggTTTCAACCTCTGCTCCTTTCCTAGAcagcttttttatttgttattttatttatttacatttcaattattatcccccttcctggtttcccctctgcaattACCCAGATAGCTTTAACTATGACTTTTCTATAGAGATATAAAATGGACTAATTTTCTCCTGATACCTGCTCATTCTGGGTAACTGTTGTTCAActcatttgtcattttctttataatattttatatgttggtGCTCTTGAAAAATTCTCTTAAATTTCACCATCATAATTTTGTATAAATTCCAAGAAAAACTCACATACTCTAATGTATTAGATTGCCATTTCAATCTCAGatctgcatgtatatgtaacaTACATATTTCTGCTCCAGTGTTAACTAATTACCTTCCTTCCATTTCATGTGCAACAGACACCAGAAGTTCAAAAGCCCCAAGTGTAAAGCATGTCTCTGAAAGCATTCCTCATTCTGCTATCTCTCCATTCTGATATAGTATAATGGAAAAAAGTTAGGTTTGAGTCAGACCTATGTGAATTTTgatctattcatttttttctgaattaatttGCCTTCATACATTATCCACAGTTTGTCCCCATTCTCCTCTGACTTGATTTATTCCTCTCTGTGAGCTTATATAAATATTGAGGAAAACAACTTGTCTttactggaatacagacacagacTTCATGTTCTCATGTCTCCTGaaccttttctcctccttcaacATGCTCCATTTACACTGTCATAGTCTAACAGAGGAGTCCCTTTActtcttttttgatttatttttcagattacCAATGTTGCTCTGAGTATAGGTATAAAGCTCCTGTCAGGGACACAAAGCTGTCTCATTTTCTCACAGGTGTCAGTGGTACATCCCACATGGTCTCACATGATTTTCTCTCATCATTTAGTGCTGGGGTAAATCTCTGTCTCCCACCCTTTAGAGTTGCTCCTCCTCTTGCCTATCACTCCCTCGACTCTGTGTCCCTTTCACCTGGTTCATCCTCACTCATATATCAGGCATACTGCCTTTTACATAGTCTGCTAAATTTTTCTGTGTCTCTATACTAATTGAGATATCTAACTATGTTCTCTAGCATTTTATACATATCCCATGCACTTAATATGTTGGTTACCTCTTTAAACTATTTCCCCATCAATTGTAAACTATATGTAGGAAAGGTCACATATACCTCCATTCCATTTGATTGTTTACAATTGTTCTTAATCTCCCATTACAGCCAACATCTGTCTGATGCAGTCTATATCATagtcacatgtatgcacacacaaactgatatgcacaggcatgcatacacacatgaaaattcaCATATAGGCACAAATGTTAACATGCGATTTTGGACAACACTGAGTAATAAATCTATCCTCTGTCTCAGAGCTGACAGAAGAGGAGAAATATCAAGAAATCTAAGTAAGTTTCTCTGAAATGCTACAACCAAGTCTGACTGCCTGAAGCTTTACAGATTTACAGAGTTTGAGCCAGCTGAATTCAAAGTTTATATAGTTAGAAACGGTGGTTTAGAATTACAGAAGGGGAAACCATGTATGACAAAAAAATCATCATTTAAAAAGATGGTCTCCTTATGTATCCAAAACTACTTCAAACATGTAACACTTCTGACCCTGCATCTTGAGCATGGGGATAATAGGCATGTGTCCATGCCATGTTTCTGCTTCTCTAAATGAATAGTGCCTTTGTGTTATGTAGGCATGTTTGTAAAGATCAGAAGCCAGAGAAATAACCACCACCTATTAAAACTGATGGGCTAATGGACTTCATAACCTTCTTAGATGTCAAGCCCACGTTTCTCAAATGAAACAGCACATAAAAATCACAAGGGATATATTTCTAACATTTAGTACAGCCTCACATCATCTGGAATTATGTAGAAATCACTGACTTTATTTGAGTATTCATTTTTGTAAATTTAGATGAACACACAGATGATATTAATGTCACCCTTGATGGACTACACTTAGGAGCAATTACATATAATACCAGTAAAACAGAAATTTGTGagcttgtaaaaataaaattaaccatcatCTTAACTAGGATGTTAGTTCAGAGTTTGTTTAGACTCCACAGGTGAAAGCATAATTAACAACCCTTCAGAACTACAGTACTGAACTCCAACTTACAGGGCTTCTCTTGTGTTGAAATGGTAggatactgaaagaaaaatacataaggAGAAATTGTAACAAACCCATCAATATTAAAGAGGCAATACGATCATGAAAGAAATACTTGCACAGTGTTTTGGGAGATAGAGAAAAGAAGAATGTTATCATACCAGGAAAAAGTTCTGTATCACACTGGAAATTCATGTGGATTCACAGCAAGGCACACTCTTTTCCTGCATGTATCCAGCTCTGTTGAGGCTGAGTCATATATTCTAGTTCACAATCCCGCTCACCTTCATTTATTTGCAGGTGCAGGACCTATCTGTTTTTGTACTTGTCACCTATCTGCATCATTCCTACTCACACCCCTCTATCCCTTGGTCTTAGTAACTCTGTGTCTCAGAGGGGTCCAGATCTGGAGTAACTCATTATAGACATAGCAATTATTCAGGGCCTTTCTAGGACCAATTTACCTCAGGGATCTCTAGTGGATACCAATTATAGTCACCAATCACTATTTCCTACCCTTAGTGGAAAGTTGAATTTAAAGAACAATAGCCACCATACCAAGGAAACAAATAGCAAAAGCAGAGCAAAACAAGCATGAAAAGATGCATGCTcattgtatgtttatatataatgaaCAAAGCTTCTGTTGACTGAAACCCAATTTGTTCTGGGGGAAAGTGAGGATACCACCTCATGTTATTAGAGATTATTCTGATTATTAATTACTTAAAGTGTCTCATACAACAAAAATTTGCATAAGAAGTCATtagtagtttttatatttttggttgtgagcctaaccTCCTAGTGTTTAAGAGCAAAGTCATGTGTTCTGGCCAACAGTAGTTTTTTAGCTGAATGAGAACATAGAAAACCACATACACTGGGAAGACTTCCAAGAAGAATCTCAATTCAACATGGCTGGCCACATGTAAGAAGAGGACTTAGGGCACATATACAACCttctagaaaaatttaaattcattgtCTAACTTTTTATGTGTGACCATatgtgaaaatggaaagaaaatggcaAGCAGATGTCATGTTTAAGGCTTCCTCAAGCCAATAGGAAAGCAGTCCAGGTTCTTGTGCTTGTTCACTCATTTTGCCTTCTTACCTCTCTGTGAAAATGttaattgtaaaattaaaatcagTTGATGGTTtgacagtgaaaaaaaaagaaaatgttaattgtaCCTACTACCACCATTATCCAACCACCCACCATCTATGTGAGATTACTTTATAATTTCATGTTGTATGAATTCACCATTGATTTAAAGGACATATGTGGCATTTATAATACCTTCCTTAAAGATAATTTC is drawn from Mus caroli unplaced genomic scaffold, CAROLI_EIJ_v1.1 scaffold_16721_1, whole genome shotgun sequence and contains these coding sequences:
- the LOC110288262 gene encoding olfactory receptor 1468-like — protein: MIMNNQTVITQFFLLGLPIPTEHQQLFYVLFLAMYLTTVLGNLIIIILIILDSHLHTPMYVFLSNLSFSDLCFTSVTMPKLLQNMKSQDTPISYVACLTQMYFFNVFGSLEIFLLVVLAYDRYVAICLPLQYSSIMSPNLCVCLVVLSWVFTVFYAMFHTLLLARLSFCKNNVIPHFFCDISALLKLACSDIYINELMMLIWGGFLLIISLLLIIVSYVQIVSSILRISSTRAIHKLFSTCGSHLSVVSLFYGTIIGLYLCPSANNSTEKETAMSLMYTVVTPMLNPFIYSLRNRDMKEALIRVLCKKKISF